Below is a genomic region from Osmerus mordax isolate fOsmMor3 chromosome 22, fOsmMor3.pri, whole genome shotgun sequence.
ATGTCTTTGTGTGGGCGCTCACTGTTTGCAGGTGATAGATGGCTGGCCCTGTATCGGGGAGAGTTTGTGTTGGTCTCCAGGCTGTCCTCTCTACCTAATGGGCCAATACACAGCCCTCCAGGTGATGTATCTCTAACACCCACTAACTCTTTATAAAGACCTGTCCTTAATTAATAGAATAGCCCTACAAGTGACAATGTAAACACTTAGACACTGTCCAACATCCAGCAAAGGAACACAATAAACAACGGCAGGGAAAAACATGTTCTACACCGTTTTCAGCTCTCTACTTTCCACTGCAAGCCTTAATTCTCAATTCCGATTTATTTATCAGATCCGATTTTTGGGCGGTCTGTTCACATTGTCATTTTAAATTTGGCTAATATCAGATTCCAGTGTCAACTGGTCGCGGTCCTGAACTGCCCCGCATGCgcaaaagaacaaaaataaacACCTCACATGTAAGACGTTCTCACACCTGTTGGAGGACAGTGACAGTGAAGTAAGTTTTCAAGCATTTTTTAAATAGCATTTAAAATAAAATCATGTTTTGTGGAAGCCAGCGAACGTTTGAGCAGGAAATACGGAGGACGAGGAGAAAAAACAAATGTTCAACTCAGAGGTGCCACGTtcagctgcagtgtgaacgtagCCTAAGGTTCCTTTTCCTACAAAAATGATCCGGTTTTATCTGACTACCTTTTGGAAATGAAACATTGATGATACAAAGCGTTGTTTCATAGTACATAGAACCTTTTTAGACGACACTCGTGGTCGATACAATAGATTAACTATACTACAGGTTTCACTAACCCGGCAGCGCGCTTCTGCTGTCCCGCGCGCAGGTTGGTCCGCACGCAGTGAATCTGGCAGGAGGACAGGCAGCGAGTATGCGCATCGCCAAGGATATCCTGGGTAATCCGGAAGTGGCGGCGGAGAAAACGCGCACAGAGGAGTACGTTCAGCATATGCACGGGCTGATGTGGTTGTAATGCCTATATGCTCTGGTTGTGATGGTGACAACCGGGACAACACCACGAGCCGCGCCTTGAAACCCGAAACCAGGTGGATGCTTCCGCACAGAACAGAATGCACAGTCACGACAGGTGCATTGGCAACAACAATAAAACTGTTTTTGAGTTTGTTCGTCAACCTCAGCGTATGTTAGTGTGAAGTGATGTCGACGTACAGGGCTTGAAGGTATTGTTAGAAGTTGTCATCCTATTATTGGAAGTGCAAGTTTTTGACTGCAGACTTCGACCCtcgaataaaacaaaaaaaaatcaggTTTGTCTATCTATCCTACAGGAATTAGACAGATTGACTCATCAAACTGTGTAGGCCTATGTATTTGCCCAATTCAAATCTATTAAAGTTGCATTTGACCAATGTTCATTGTTCATGATTGTTGATTTTATGACTTAACAATATTTACAGTTTAGAGTTACTTTCCCCCTCCACTATTCACTGTGCACTCCTGAGGTAAAGCCGTTATGATGCgagtgaggagagcagagcgggCGGTGAAGAGCGTGGAACAGGCGGAGGGAGTCGGAGCCCGGGTCAGACGCAGCatagggagacaggaagtgagtgacCACAGCCCATGAACTCTTGAGCCCTTCACCTTAACTAACGTCTTAGGGTCTGTAAGATCTGTGTGAACGATGTTTAGTTGCAGTAGAGGGGGGttaacacacctcacatccACAGCTGTTTCTATTTTCCAGCTGAAGAACCTGGACCCCTTCCTGATGCTGGATGAATTCTGTGTCAGCAAGCCTGCAGGGTTTCCTGATCATCCTCACAGGGGCTTTGAGACGGTAAAATCCCCCTAACATCCTGAAAGGACTGAGAGCTCCAATTACCAACTAACAGATTATAAAGTTTCAACTCAAACCAAATGTTTAAAAGACCTGTTGTGTTCAGTTATTACAGGTAGTGGTATATGCCACTCTACTAGGAAGCACTGCATAACAACAGTGATAGCTGTGCATTAGAGACAtagaatgtatgcaccttcctgacaaagtaaattccttgtctgtgcaaactttcatggggattaaaaccctttctgattctgattctagggGCCAAAGCGacttctcttggaagtcgctttggataaaagcgtctgctaaatgaataaatgtaaatgtaaatgatagttAAATATGGTGGCTTGTGTGGACGCTTAAATTATTGAGTTGTAATTACTCAAACCAGTTTTGTGGAAATGCCTAACGTAGTCACAGAAGGTTCAtaaagcagacgcttttatccaaagcgacttctcttggaagtcgctttggataaaagcgtctgctaaatgaataaatgtaaatgtaaatgatagttAAATATGGTGGCTTGTGTGGACGCTTAAATTATTGAGTTTTAATTACTCAAACCAGTTTTGTGGAAATGCCTAACGTAGTCACAGAAGGTTCATAAAACAAAAATCATCTTTATTGCTGATCTGTTTGGGCTTAAGAAAAACACAATTTATGCAATCACCTGATGGTCCTATTGGATTGACAGATTGGTAGTCTACCTGTGACTGTCAGCAGATGGCGCTAGTGGGAAGACAAACTGGGCAAAGCTGTTCGACGACTTGATCAGTAGATACCGCACCTTTTAGTATTTACTGAACTTATTGTCCAAAAGTAAATATGTTTTTACGATTTTAAAAAGTTTAGAAATGTTAGTGTTTAGAAGTTGACAGGAAAATGTCAGCCCAGGacacaaaataaattaaatacatGTTAGAATCCGAGTCGATTCAACCATAAAAGACGTATTATTGTATTTAAAAGAAGGGCATTAGGCTTCCAGGAAATACCCAGTATGCTTCAGATGTGGTGTTTGTGGAGCAGAGTGGGTTTCTGTGGTCGTCTGTGATTCTCTTGCCTGACTGAATATATCCAGTCTCCACCCAGCATCCATCCTGTTCTCTCACacgcaactcacacacacatacaactccacatgcagctctctctctcacacacacacacacacacacacacacacacacacacacacacacatatgcaacaTATACACTGGAACAGCTACAACTACTGGGCTGTGTGTAACAGTAACTTGACTTCTGAAGTCTGTTAAGTCTCTAATGTTATAGTGTCAAGTCAAACTGAACCACACGtttttccactcctctcctcccctctcctctcctccccactcctcccctctcctctcctccctactcctctcctcccctctcctctcctctcctccccactcctcccctctcctctcctccctactcctctcctccctactcctctccttcccactcctcccctctcctctcctcccctctcctccccactcctccctactccactcctccctactccactcctcccctctcctccccactcctctcctcccctctcctctcctccctactcctctcctccccattcctctcctccccactcctcccctctcctccctactcctctcctctcctccccactcctcccctctcctccctactcctctactccccactcctcccctctcctccccactcctcccctctcctctcctccctactcttctcctcccctctcctctcctccctactcctctcctccccactcctccccactcctcccctctcctcccaactcctctcctccccactcctcccctctcctccctactcctctccttcccactcctctcctcatctctctcctcgtctctcttctcctcccctcctctcctcccttctcctcccctcccttctcctgctGTGCTGCAGGTGTGTTTACTCTTAGTCGTATGATGCACTGAGGTCACAGCTGTGGAACCAGTTCACTGGAACCACTGgacaccagccccccccacccctcctaacCAGCCTCCCCCAAGCAGATGTTGGCCCCTGACCGCTAACACCCACTCAGCACTCCTCTTCATGTCACCCCCAACGGCGTCTTGGAAGTGAACACATGCTAGCTCAACAGTGCCCTGGAAATGGACCAATTGGCCCTTTCTCCACAAGTCTTTGAGAGATAAACCTGACCACAGGAACTGACCCCAGAACAGCCACATTCCCTAAACTTATACCCCGCTGTTGCTCTGGACAGAACacggttctgtgtatttatggAACGTTCTAGACAGTATTATGGTCAAATAAGTCCTGCACATCTGTATATATTAACTTAAGTCAGCATATGTTCTTCTCATGGGAACCTTGCTGTGGAAAGATCTAGAACAGGTTTGCGTGTTCCTCAAAAAGAACCTGCTGTGCAAAGTGCAAGAACATGTTGGACCCATCCGTTTCCAGAGTAAGATTTGACCTCCAGCTACATCCCTTAACCAGTtacagaacagtgtgtgtgtgtgtgtgtgtgggtgtgtgtgtgtgtgtctgtccaggtAACCTACCTTCTCCAAGGTGAGTCAGCTCACGAGGACTTCTGTGGACACTCTGGACGGCTGAAGTCTGGAGACCTGCAGGTACTCTtctattgacacacacacaccacacatacatacgcgcacacacacaacactcaggaTAGGGTAACCCCTGCCGTTCACCATACACCATCCTTGTGAGTAAAATAGAGGCACTTTCGAAGGTGTCAAGTTTAGGGCTTCAACGTTttagctctgtctctctctctctctctctctttgtctctctctctcgctctctctctctctctttgtctctcattctcattttcacacacactgaactaaTGAGAAGTGATGCCTGTGGGGTGTTTCCTGTGTTCTCATAGTCATAAACccagtttcacacacacacacaaacacacacttacacacacacacacacacacacacacacacacacacacacatacaagccacAATGTGCTGACTTGAACACAAACATCTGAACCACAGGAAGAACCTTTCAGTGGAACTGCCACGGATTGTCCCATTAGATCGagagtgtgtttacgtgtgcacgtttcatgtttgtatgtgcatgCCTGTGCCTCTTGTATCTTAACTGTTCACCAGTTACGTCAGCAAAACGTCAAGCAGATTTACAATTAGAGCAAGAAATCGTGTGGTTGTTTCTCCTGGTTGCGTACGTGCGCATGTTTGTATGTACGTCAGTGGATGACGGCAGGCCGGGGTGTGGTCCATGCTGAGATGCCTGTGTCGGACGAGCCCCTCCACGGACTGCAGCTGTGGGTCAACCTCCGGGGGCGGGACAAGATGGTGGAGCCAGCCTACCAGGAGCTCCGGAGCAGCGAGATCCCCAGACCCAGCAGGGGCGGAGTCACTGTGGCCGTCATCTCAGGGGAGGCCCTGGGGGCACaggtctctccccttctcatcatcatcctccgttcttcctctcctctccttgtcgtCCTTCTCATCGTCCTCTTCCTGttcatcctgctcctcttctttcctcatccctcattctcccccctcctctccacgtcaccctcttcctcctgctcttcgttctcttcctctcaggtttcccctccttctcctcctctcactgctCCTCCTTCCCATTTCCTCACCGTCTCCTTCGCCTCTCctgttttctttcttccttcccctttcttcttttttcttcatAACGTTTACGGTCTGGCCTTCAAAGTGACATCAGTActgtaaacaggaagtgggagGGGAATCCTGGGGTTCTTCCTGGAAACGTTGACGTCTCCAAACGTGGATCGGATTTAGGGTGCGGACTGGTCTGCCAGCTCAAACATAACAAACACCATATCCTGGAATTTCATATTTCTCATTCTGCAAAAAACCAATGTGACCACAAAGTCAAAGAAGCACTGACACACTGGTTCTGGGGCCCATATTGATTACCTAGTATAACACTGTATTAGTACATAGAagtactttattgatcccctAGGGGAATGAAagatgattaaaaaaaacagaaataggaagaaaaaaaggttaCCAATCAAGTTATTGTCTGTGtaggtcaccccccccccttccccttgatctctcactcactccatctctctctcttcatctcttccatctgtctctgtctaaaaATCAGTAGCACATGTTTTGGTAAAGTACCAACCATGTACATGGCTTTGGTTGCTCTAGGTCATacgatgtgtgtgcatgtgtctgtgtgtgtgtgtgtgtgtgtgtgtctagtcccCGGTGTACACCAGGACTCCCACCCTCTACTTGGACTTCACACTGCAGGAAGGAGCTCATCATGTTCAGCCAGTCTCTCCAGGTACTCATCTTCACACCGGCTGTACACGTCACATACACCATACAGCATCTTGTACCATATCTATGTCATGTTGACTGTATAGCCACATAATGTATTTGAGTATACACAGAGAGTAAATCGTATTCTGTATGCGTGATGGTGAGGAGGACAATGTCTCAGCAGAGGAAATTTTCTGAAAAATTCCCAAACTGAAAACAAGAGCTTGGCTTCcttcattgtttgtgtgtgtgtctgtgcgtgtgtgtgtgtgtggtagagttgTTTGTCTCTTTGTCCCATTGTTAGGACTCTTAGATTTAACCATGCCAGTGTGGTCAACACTGGTCacgacacacactccttatgTAACATTGCTAACCCTtagcagacatgcacacacatccacacacacacacacacacacacacagccacacacccacacacagtgactGTCTTTGGAAGGTCATCCATTGAGAACTTAAAAGTGATTGGATCAAGGACCAATGTCAATACcctccttgtacttactgtacacacacgtcacacacacagacacacacacagacagacacccagtcATCCTAACAGATGACCGTTTGCCAGTATAATGTGCTGTATAATCCTCTGTGAATCAGAGGAAGCTGACTAGTTGTCGGCAGATGCCTACAGCCTTTATTACTGTAATGGAATCAAATTGTGGAATGCTTCTTTAGACACAGTGTTGCATGACAGAGAGAATGGATCATTTCATTGTGAAACCCCGTTTGGTTCAAGCCGTTTTGGGGGTTATTTACATTTCGGTCTAGTTTTAACGATGCCTCTTTTTTTTATAGGGTGGACCGCGTTCATCTACTCCCTGTCAGGGGTCGTTCATGTGGGTGAGTTTTGGGCTGGACTGGGGTTAGGGGTTCGCTTTCTGGGTGTCGTGTTTTTCTACCATTCAAACTAAAGCCCAGTCCAGAGTCCAGCAGACACTCCAAGTTCTGGAACATTCTCCCCTCCTACTCACGACCCCCTGCAGGTGCACCTATCTCCTTATTTGCTcctgctttcctctccctctccttctccatctccctcttgtctgcctccccctcccctcctgtaagGAGGTCATGTCAGAGTTAGGAGGGCCTGTGTGATCTCCAGCCAATAGCAGCAGGTTTTACCTAGGAGGATACCATGCAGGATTCCATCCTGTTGTGATTCATGCAGACAGGAAGACTTGATGACTTCCAGCTTCACAGaacgcagccacacacacacacacacacacacacacacagtcgttcTCTCGATCCATACTTATGTACTCTCTCACTCTAAGTTTCCCTTTCTcacccccttctttctctcccaaaCTCCTTATCTCGTCCTCCCTGCATCCCCACTTCCATTACTCTCTCCTAGGTCTCAGGCCTGTTACGCTTACGTAAATGCAAACTAAAGGTTGCCTTTGTTTTGGCTGCCCTTCCCTCCCCGCAGGTactgaggaggagcagagcagggtgGAGCCGCACCACACGGTGGTGCTTGGAGTGGGGGACTGTGTCAGAGTGGAGAACAAGGTACAGCAGGCCTACTGTCTGCTTGACCAGGGCGGGTATCGAACCCGGGCCTGCTTAAGGAAGGACATGTTGTAAAGCTGAGCTCTTTTCTTTGTACATTAAGGCTCCGGAGGAGTGCCACTTTGTTCTGATCGCTGGAGAGCCCATCAAGGAGCCGGTCGTACAGCAGGGTGGGGTTGCGTGCCTGGGCATAGCGGGGGTGGTTCAGGGAGCCGGACATTCATCAAGGTAGGATCCATGCCCAGTCACTGGTTGATGATGTCACTGGTTTCTCCATCTTGTTCCTCAGGGCCGTTTGTGATGACGTCAGAGGAAGAGATCAGGCAGGCTATCAGAGACTACCAGGCAAACACCAATGGCTTCGAGAGGGCTAGGGGCTGGAGGTCAAAGATCAGAGACACAGTCTGACACTCACACGCGCCCCGTGGTGCTTACACTGCATGTTCCCCATGCAACAATATTTGCAATTACAATGCTTTGCTCGTCATATTTGATGTGATCCATgttatatttgtatatattcACTGATCAACATGCTACTGACaatgttactgacaatgaaaaCCGCGTTGCTGTATTCGACAATAAAACTCTAAGCTATGCATGTTGTCTTATTATGTGTCTGtgatgggcgggggggggggggtagtctcTCCTTGtaagcatggagagagagagagagaggcagggtggaagaggggaggagacaggtggatgatgagaggggaggggtgtagaacaggagggggagggctggtagaagggaagggaggggtgtacaacaggagggggtggggcgtgGAGGCGGGGAGTGGAGGCGGGGTAGGACGGGATCTGGTCACATGTGGATCACATTTAAACCACATGTGGCAGCTGCAGTCTCAGACCTTCTGGAGTTGTTGgaatagcgtgtgtgtgtgagagctacgAGCAGAAAGCTGTGTGAGAGAGCCAGGATAggctaacagtgtgtgtgacagagcatTAAACATCCACGGGCGGACATACTGGCGGACTGGTGAAAGACGGGTACGGCAGGAGACACAGACAGcgacaggcaggtaggcagtcgactgacacacagacaggcaggcagtagactgacacacagacaggcagtcgactgacacacagacaggcaggcagtagactgatacacagacaggcagacagtagactgacacacagacaggctggcaggcagtagactgacacacagacaggcaggcagtagactgacacacagacagtagactgacaggcagacagtagactgacacacagacaggctggcaggcagtagactgacacacagacaggcaggcagtcgactgacacacagacaggcagacagtagactgacacacagacaggcaggcagtagactgacacacagacagtagactgacacacagacaggccggCCGGCAGACAgtagactgacacacagacaggccggCAGACAgtagactgacacacagacaggcaggcagtagactgacacacagacagacaggcaggcagtaaactgacacacagacaggcaagtAGGCAGACCACAAATACAAGCAGGAACTGACAGCAACAGTTAATGGGGGATAGGAACTGAATGTGTGGCTTACTCAGCCCTCAGGGGACTCAAAACACAAACGCACGACACAGAGATCTGAGGGGGActtgagaggggtgagagatcgCTGCTGGTGGATTCGGCTCTGGACCAAGACACAAGCAACACTAGAAGACCCAGCTGAAACGTATCAACCAGTCAGAGAATCTCTGGGCCTCATCGCGACCCACTCCAGCCTTCACTCAGGAGAGAGTGCGAGCTTCCTGAACTTCTGGGTTGCCGGTGGTCTCCGGGACACCCCCCTCTCCCGcctcagaccccccccacccttgccCTCCGGACCTCCCCCGGAACCTCCCGGAacaaaccctccccccccagcatcAAAGCTGCCACGCAGACACAAAGGTGTGTTTTAAAAGACTGTTTAGCACCATTTGGCCACAGGGGTGTCTAGGTTACACTACTGCGACTAAACCTGTCTGGCTCTCACGCATCGCcctgaatgtgcgtgtgtgtatgtgtgtctgtgtgtggatagaGGGGGAGGGTCTGTGAAAAACCAAGTCCAATTACGGCTGGTTGGGTACCAAGCGGCTCTCCAGTCCTTTTCAGCACCATGTCTTGTGTGTTTGGTTGACAGCAgactgaagaagaggaggatgaggacaaTGAAGACCAGTGGTTGCGTGGGAGTGTCTGTAATGGTGTTCCTGTTGATGAAGACCACCATGGCGGAGGAAGAAGACCCCAGCACTCTCAGAGTGAGTACGTCGGGTAACCTTTGAACCCAACCTCTCcctgtgcttctctctctcagacttgtCTCATCTATCTGACTGCCATTGGGTAAAGATGCATGTGGTTCTAAATATGACTGGATACAGTACTGGTCGGTGAGCCCAGAGCAGTGTAGGGTAGCTTAGCATTATTTAGCAAAACAAACTGTGGAACTCAGCATAGCTTAGCTTTTGGTACTGAAGCATCACATGATGTTGTGTTGCACCACATAGCTTAACTTTATATAGCATAACAGGACGTAGACCAACTCATCATCGCTTAGTTATTATGTCATTTTTGTAGCACGTCATAGGGCAGGGTTGCTTTACAGCATTATGTAGCATATTATACATGTTAGCGTAGCTATTTCTTTGCATATATTCTGCCTGGGTCAATTCATGACAGACTGATGTGGTTCTATACCTGGGGGGTATAGTGAGTCTGGTTGTGAGTCTGGCTCCAGGACTGGCGGCCGGTAGAGAGAGTGGTCTTACATAAACACTGTAGAGGGATGCAGAGGGGAAATGATAGTTGAGGATAATTGAGTTGTTATGTTCTACAGAGAAACttcagagagagccagggaaggagagacatgGCATTTTCGAAATGGCGTCGTTCCAttacactttctttctctctctctctttctctcttcctctctctccctctctccctctctctctccctcgaacATTTGTATTCGGTGTAGTTGTTTCTCTTTCTTAATTGTCTCAGCTAGGCAGCAAGCTTGCCAACCGACCAGTCAGCTTGTCAGCAACACCTACATGTCATACTGAAGAGATCCGATTGTTACATAACCAACACAAATGGAGGGAAACCAGGCAGCCTGCTGAGCTCTGAAGCAGATCTGTCCCTGCTCTCACATCCACTGGGAGAATAGTCTTCCAGTCTTCCAGTCCCCGAGACCCCcagtccttccacccctccacccctctagtcctccagtcctccacccctcccagtcctccacccctcctagtCCTCCATTTCTCCcagtccttccacccctccacccctccacccctcccagtcctccacccctcctagtCCTCCATTTCT
It encodes:
- the pir gene encoding pirin isoform X1 codes for the protein MLPHRTECTVTTGKAVMMRVRRAERAVKSVEQAEGVGARVRRSIGRQELKNLDPFLMLDEFCVSKPAGFPDHPHRGFETVTYLLQGESAHEDFCGHSGRLKSGDLQWMTAGRGVVHAEMPVSDEPLHGLQLWVNLRGRDKMVEPAYQELRSSEIPRPSRGGVTVAVISGEALGAQSPVYTRTPTLYLDFTLQEGAHHVQPVSPGWTAFIYSLSGVVHVGTEEEQSRVEPHHTVVLGVGDCVRVENKAPEECHFVLIAGEPIKEPVVQQGPFVMTSEEEIRQAIRDYQANTNGFERARGWRSKIRDTV
- the pir gene encoding pirin isoform X2, which codes for MMRVRRAERAVKSVEQAEGVGARVRRSIGRQELKNLDPFLMLDEFCVSKPAGFPDHPHRGFETVTYLLQGESAHEDFCGHSGRLKSGDLQWMTAGRGVVHAEMPVSDEPLHGLQLWVNLRGRDKMVEPAYQELRSSEIPRPSRGGVTVAVISGEALGAQSPVYTRTPTLYLDFTLQEGAHHVQPVSPGWTAFIYSLSGVVHVGTEEEQSRVEPHHTVVLGVGDCVRVENKAPEECHFVLIAGEPIKEPVVQQGPFVMTSEEEIRQAIRDYQANTNGFERARGWRSKIRDTV